A stretch of Fibrobacter succinogenes DNA encodes these proteins:
- a CDS encoding geranylgeranylglyceryl/heptaprenylglyceryl phosphate synthase, whose amino-acid sequence MKPGKTELRLNAEIEKRGALFAVLLDPDTSDEAAFVKAGSLAAENGADLLLVGGSYLGNFTLPKQVAALKAAVDLPVVLFPGGASQVVPGFDAMLFMTLVSGRNPNYLIDEQVRGGALVRALNMEAIPTAYQLINSGKRTTVEYISGTMPVPANKPKLSMVNSIAAELMGMRYVYLEAGSGAEEPVPVEHVAYTRKATEMTIITGGGIKDPQTAAVRVAAGAQIIVTGTLWEKVNDPALLKEFAAAIHVKG is encoded by the coding sequence CGTGGTGCGTTGTTTGCCGTGTTGTTGGATCCGGATACATCGGACGAAGCCGCCTTTGTAAAGGCTGGCTCACTCGCTGCTGAAAATGGAGCGGACCTTCTCTTGGTGGGTGGTTCTTACTTGGGCAATTTTACGCTCCCGAAGCAAGTGGCGGCGCTCAAGGCTGCCGTGGATTTGCCGGTGGTGCTTTTCCCGGGTGGGGCTTCTCAGGTTGTTCCCGGTTTTGATGCCATGCTTTTTATGACGCTTGTGAGCGGTCGCAATCCGAACTACCTCATCGACGAACAGGTTCGCGGTGGTGCACTCGTGCGCGCGCTCAACATGGAAGCTATTCCGACGGCATACCAGCTCATTAACAGCGGTAAACGCACGACGGTCGAATACATCAGTGGCACGATGCCTGTGCCTGCAAACAAGCCCAAGCTCAGCATGGTGAACTCCATTGCTGCAGAACTCATGGGCATGCGTTATGTTTACCTCGAAGCCGGTAGCGGCGCCGAAGAACCAGTGCCGGTTGAACACGTTGCCTATACGCGCAAGGCCACCGAAATGACCATCATCACCGGTGGTGGCATCAAGGATCCGCAGACTGCGGCCGTCCGCGTTGCTGCCGGTGCGCAAATCATCGTGACCGGAACTCTCTGGGAAAAGGTCAACGATCCGGCGTTGCTTAAGGAATTCGCCGCCGCAATCCACGTGAAAGGCTAA
- a CDS encoding FISUMP domain-containing protein gives MKFKFIGMAALIIATAVLFAACEKVENCHYDEVAKTLKCQGQTYATVETGGRIWMAENANLVNFDSSYCYGNNLDNCKKYGRLYDWKSANDACPTGWELPKQADFEKADLKLLNINKDGFRYYDGKFADENVSASFWTADAFDDSRAVMVRIQDKVTYEHYNKTIAASVRCVKVK, from the coding sequence ATGAAGTTCAAGTTCATTGGAATGGCGGCACTTATTATCGCTACGGCAGTACTGTTTGCCGCTTGCGAAAAAGTGGAAAACTGCCACTATGATGAAGTTGCCAAGACGCTCAAGTGCCAAGGTCAAACTTATGCTACCGTCGAAACGGGTGGCCGTATCTGGATGGCCGAAAACGCAAACCTCGTGAATTTCGATTCCAGCTATTGCTATGGAAACAACCTCGACAATTGCAAAAAGTATGGCCGCCTTTACGATTGGAAATCTGCAAATGATGCTTGCCCCACAGGTTGGGAACTCCCGAAACAGGCTGACTTTGAAAAAGCCGACTTGAAGTTGCTCAATATTAATAAGGATGGTTTCCGCTATTACGATGGAAAGTTCGCCGATGAAAATGTGAGCGCCAGTTTCTGGACTGCCGATGCTTTTGATGATTCCCGCGCGGTCATGGTTCGTATACAGGACAAAGTAACGTACGAACATTACAACAAGACCATCGCTGCTTCCGTCCGCTGCGTCAAGGTGAAGTAG
- a CDS encoding ABC transporter ATP-binding protein gives MIEIEHLHKTYRSGFTMKPKLALKDVSFNVEAGKVYGFIGPNGAGKSTTIKVLTGLLNFDSGKVLVNGISPRDSKSRRYIGYSPEQPYFYDYLSGRELLRFYGKLVGLNGAELESRIGWALELLHANKDWIDRRLRSYSKGMMQRVGIAQAILGKPKLLILDEPMSGLDPMGRRDVREAIQQLNRDGVTIFYSSHLLSDVESISHRVAMIVDGKIVREGTVDEITESCGVEYHVRVREAILGADLPRGVSATGHPQEYICADDVARDRLLGFCLSKGIAVEKMDHKRPSLEDILTEEIARADA, from the coding sequence ATGATTGAAATTGAACACCTGCACAAGACTTACCGCAGTGGCTTTACCATGAAGCCTAAGCTTGCGCTTAAGGATGTGAGCTTCAATGTCGAGGCGGGCAAGGTGTATGGCTTTATCGGACCTAACGGGGCGGGGAAGTCCACCACGATCAAGGTGTTGACGGGTCTTTTGAATTTCGATTCGGGCAAGGTGCTTGTAAACGGGATTAGTCCACGTGATTCCAAGAGCCGCCGCTACATTGGTTATTCTCCGGAACAGCCGTATTTTTATGATTACCTCTCGGGTCGCGAACTTTTGCGTTTTTACGGAAAGCTCGTGGGGCTCAATGGCGCCGAACTTGAATCCCGCATTGGCTGGGCGCTCGAACTTTTGCATGCGAACAAGGACTGGATTGACCGCCGCTTGCGTTCGTATTCCAAGGGCATGATGCAGCGCGTTGGCATTGCGCAGGCGATTCTTGGCAAGCCGAAACTTTTGATTCTCGATGAACCGATGAGCGGCTTGGACCCGATGGGGCGTCGTGACGTGCGCGAAGCGATTCAGCAACTCAACCGTGATGGCGTGACGATTTTTTATTCGAGCCATTTGCTCAGCGATGTGGAATCTATCAGCCACCGCGTGGCGATGATCGTTGATGGGAAAATTGTTCGCGAAGGTACGGTTGACGAGATTACGGAGTCGTGCGGCGTTGAATACCATGTTCGCGTTCGCGAGGCGATTCTGGGTGCGGACTTGCCGCGAGGCGTTTCTGCGACGGGACACCCGCAAGAATATATTTGCGCTGATGATGTGGCTCGTGACCGTTTGCTTGGTTTCTGCCTTTCTAAAGGAATTGCTGTAGAAAAGATGGACCACAAGCGTCCGAGCCTCGAAGATATTTTGACGGAGGAAATTGCCCGTGCAGACGCTTAA
- a CDS encoding ABC transporter permease, protein MQTLKHIGIIALNTFRESIRDKILYNIVFLAIALTLFSIVLGEWSVFDRAYVIKSTTLSVMDLSGLLISIFVGISLVQKEIQRRTVLTLLSKPISRAAFIVGKYFGLLAVVAVHLILLTGIYYGILWVTNSSPTFSLLMAIYLIFCEMAVVIAVALLFSSFSSTVLSALFTLGVYFAGHLSDQLLEQVRFASRMGELQSTSSAILEKAAVVIHAVFPGLYRFNVTNYVVHGVALPDLYLFWNSVYALGYIGVFLTIASWWFSRRDFL, encoded by the coding sequence GTGCAGACGCTTAAGCATATTGGCATTATTGCTCTCAATACGTTCCGCGAATCTATTCGCGACAAGATTCTTTATAATATCGTTTTTTTGGCGATTGCGCTTACGCTTTTTAGCATTGTGCTTGGCGAGTGGTCCGTGTTCGACCGCGCTTATGTGATCAAGTCTACGACGCTTTCGGTGATGGACCTTTCGGGGCTCTTGATTTCCATCTTTGTGGGTATTAGCCTTGTGCAAAAGGAAATCCAGCGACGGACTGTGCTTACGCTTTTATCGAAACCGATTAGCCGTGCCGCGTTTATTGTGGGCAAGTATTTTGGACTTTTGGCGGTAGTTGCCGTTCACTTGATTCTCCTTACGGGGATTTATTACGGTATTTTGTGGGTGACGAACTCTAGCCCGACGTTTAGTCTTTTAATGGCAATTTATCTGATATTCTGCGAAATGGCGGTCGTGATTGCGGTGGCGCTTTTGTTCAGTAGCTTTAGCAGCACGGTGCTTTCGGCGCTATTTACGCTGGGTGTTTATTTTGCGGGGCATTTGAGCGATCAGCTTTTGGAGCAGGTCCGTTTTGCAAGCCGCATGGGCGAACTCCAGAGTACCTCGTCTGCGATTCTTGAAAAAGCTGCGGTTGTAATTCATGCCGTGTTCCCTGGACTTTATCGATTTAACGTAACGAACTATGTTGTACATGGTGTAGCGCTTCCGGACTTGTATTTGTTCTGGAATTCTGTTTATGCGCTAGGCTATATTGGTGTATTCCTCACGATTGCAAGCTGGTGGTTCAGCCGGAGGGATTTCTTATGA